The nucleotide window GGACAGATTAAAATCGATCACGATTGATGATATTCAAACACAAAATACCAATCTTAGATTTGTTCCATCCACCGAAGACATTCCCAATTTCGGTCAAACAAATTTTCATTATTGGATCAAAATTCCCTTTGAAAACAAAAGTCCATTCCCCACCAAACGATTATTAGAGATTGATTATAGCAATATAGATTTAGTCGAAGTTTATTCCGAATCTAACGGCAAATTTCATCTAACCGACAAAGAAGGGATGATGTTTCCATTTTCTGAAAGAAAAATCAAAAACAGAAATTTTGTATTCTCTGTAGTTCTGGATAAACAATCAGCAAAAACAATCTACATCAAACTTTATAATAGCGGTGGGCTTACCTTACCTTTAACCGTTTGGACAGAAGAATCCTTTTCGCTATATTATGCTGACATTCAACATGGCTTAGGGTTGTATTACGGTGTCATGATCGTAATGATCTTATATAATTTTTTTATCTTTTTAAGTGTAAAAGATATTAGTTATTTATATTATGTAACTTATATTCTAGGTTTTTTAGGATTACAATTGATACTTACTGGCCATGGTTTTCAATATTTATGGCCCAATGTACCAGAATTTCAAAGGAATGGATTTGTTATCTTCAGTGGGTTCTGCATCGCTTCTTTGCTTTTGTTCACAAGACGTTTTTTAAATACAAAAGTGAATACTCCAAGGTGGTTAGACCAACCACTTCGGATATTTTTTGTGCTTCACATAATTGAAATTCCACTCACATTTCTCCTTTCACCAGAAATTACGGTAAAATTAGGTCTGTTATTAATACTTCCAGTTCCCATACTCATTTTTATTGCAGCAATTATTAGTTTTTTACGCCGTTATCGTGCCGCACGTTTTTTCCTTCTCGCCTTCAATGTTCTCATTGGTGTATCCATCGTTGTAGCGCTAAAGTATTTGAACTTAATTCCATCAAACTTTTTAACGGAATATGGACTTTATATTGGATCAGCCTCTGAAGTAATTTTACTTTCGATTGCTCTTGCCGACAGAATCAATATTATGAAGGAAGAGAAAGAAGTGGCTCAACTAAAAGCCATCGAGATGCAAAAAATTCTCACCGAATCCTATGCTCGTTTTGTGCCCAAAGATTTTTTGGCAAACTTAGGGAAGGAATCAATTCTCGATGTCAAGTTAGGTGATCAAATACAAAAGTACATGGCTGTACTTTTCAGTGATATTCGCTCCTTCACCACTCTTTCCGAACAGATGAGTCCCGAACAAAACTTCAACTTTATCAATTCCTATTTAGGAAGGATGAGTCCCATCATCCAAAAACACAATGGCTTTATTGATAAGTTCATTGGTGACGCAATTATGGCCTTGTTTGAAAGGAACACTACTGATGCAATTTTTGCCGGAGTAGATATGCAGTTGTATTTAAAAGAATACAACTATCACAGAAGCAAACAAGGATATGTTCCCATCCAAATCGGAGTGGGAATCCATGCAGGATCTCTTATGTTAGGAACCATTGGTGCTGAAGATAGGTTGGAAGGTACTGTGATTTCAGATACTGTAAATTTAGCCTCGCGCGTTCAAAACCTAACCAAAATATATGGAGCAAAAATTGCAGTTACGGAAGCAGCTATTCGCGCCATTGATGATAAACACATTCAAAGTTTAGAATATCGCTTTTTAGATCGTGTTCGCGTAAAGGGAAAAACGAAACCCGTATCAG belongs to Leptospira wolbachii serovar Codice str. CDC and includes:
- a CDS encoding 7TM diverse intracellular signaling domain-containing protein encodes the protein MILNCIPTQYSLKIVFLYCFLLSGSLWSVELSNITDHKAIGKEISILEDRLKSITIDDIQTQNTNLRFVPSTEDIPNFGQTNFHYWIKIPFENKSPFPTKRLLEIDYSNIDLVEVYSESNGKFHLTDKEGMMFPFSERKIKNRNFVFSVVLDKQSAKTIYIKLYNSGGLTLPLTVWTEESFSLYYADIQHGLGLYYGVMIVMILYNFFIFLSVKDISYLYYVTYILGFLGLQLILTGHGFQYLWPNVPEFQRNGFVIFSGFCIASLLLFTRRFLNTKVNTPRWLDQPLRIFFVLHIIEIPLTFLLSPEITVKLGLLLILPVPILIFIAAIISFLRRYRAARFFLLAFNVLIGVSIVVALKYLNLIPSNFLTEYGLYIGSASEVILLSIALADRINIMKEEKEVAQLKAIEMQKILTESYARFVPKDFLANLGKESILDVKLGDQIQKYMAVLFSDIRSFTTLSEQMSPEQNFNFINSYLGRMSPIIQKHNGFIDKFIGDAIMALFERNTTDAIFAGVDMQLYLKEYNYHRSKQGYVPIQIGVGIHAGSLMLGTIGAEDRLEGTVISDTVNLASRVQNLTKIYGAKIAVTEAAIRAIDDKHIQSLEYRFLDRVRVKGKTKPVSVYEILNGDDPISLELKLNTKELYQEATTAYHSNNFDEAKDKFERIAQIFPEDKATQLYLKRLFPATTQLSAFPIEFPDE